A stretch of Faecalibacterium duncaniae DNA encodes these proteins:
- a CDS encoding GDSL-type esterase/lipase family protein, producing MADYQEYRRRILRKRWRRTFAVAGLLVLLILLSAVGLLWKHLHREQSPAAVQGPTIFQQELQSSEWNTISYTPARRLTVQTTSAGSTAMDFRLAALDRTTAVDRSYFANVCFLGDSLTQGMQIYSSGLPEASFCAYRGANPSVVVNGTTCKRSDGGTEVPMEVLTARQPPVLYILLGTNVLNRDGDYSSFLTYYRLMLDMISQALPNTQIYVQSITPVRPEVRSSHPGLYKERLCEINNELAAIALEKNCAFLNLWEALADDNGDLKAEYAQPDGIHIKPEGYPAWVEYLATHTVGQQTA from the coding sequence ATGGCCGATTATCAGGAATACCGCCGCCGCATCCTGCGCAAGCGCTGGCGCAGGACTTTTGCCGTTGCCGGGCTGCTGGTGCTGCTCATCCTGCTCAGCGCCGTAGGCCTGCTGTGGAAGCACCTCCATCGGGAGCAGAGCCCTGCCGCCGTGCAGGGCCCGACCATCTTCCAGCAGGAGCTGCAGAGCAGCGAGTGGAACACCATCAGCTACACGCCCGCGCGGCGGCTGACCGTGCAGACCACCTCTGCCGGGTCCACCGCCATGGATTTCCGGCTGGCCGCGCTGGACCGCACCACCGCCGTGGACCGCAGTTATTTTGCCAACGTCTGTTTTCTGGGCGACAGCCTGACGCAGGGGATGCAGATCTATTCCAGCGGCCTGCCGGAGGCCTCTTTCTGCGCCTACCGGGGCGCAAACCCCAGCGTTGTGGTCAATGGCACCACCTGCAAGCGCTCCGATGGCGGCACCGAGGTCCCCATGGAGGTGCTGACAGCCCGGCAGCCCCCGGTGCTGTATATCCTGCTGGGCACCAACGTGCTCAACCGGGACGGGGATTATTCCAGCTTTCTCACCTACTACCGGCTCATGCTGGATATGATCTCCCAGGCCCTGCCCAACACGCAGATCTACGTGCAGTCCATTACGCCTGTCCGGCCCGAGGTGCGCAGCAGCCATCCCGGCCTGTACAAAGAGCGGCTGTGCGAGATCAACAATGAGCTGGCTGCCATTGCGCTGGAAAAGAACTGCGCTTTTCTGAACCTGTGGGAAGCCCTTGCCGACGACAATGGTGACCTGAAAGCCGAATACGCCCAACCCGACGGCATCCACATCAAGCCCGAGGGCTACCCCGCCTGGGTGGAATATCTCGCCACCCACACCGTGGGCCAACAGACGGCTTAA
- a CDS encoding cysteine desulfurase family protein, with protein sequence MLQNPELHYLDNAATTIVAPEVADVINKAMREHWANPSSLYAPGARSEEALNAARAAVARTLGCKSRELYFTSCGSESNNMALLGAALTRRFGKGIVVSGFEHPSVQKPLERLAAMGYDVTVVDPGPDGTLDIDRMLEHVDKNTILVACMMVNNEVGTRNDVERLAAEVKRRNSRTIVHVDAVQAWMRVPIKLANIDTLAVSGHKIHAPKGIGALYLSDSLYQAFQAPYLGGEQEREKRPGTENLPYALGLAAAATRLNKTMKSRDAAVRALNLRLREGLKAFPEVVINSPDNAVPEVLNFSENCIKSETMLAHLAQQQVYVSSASACGRGQPSHTLAAMGRDPLAIDTAIRVSFCADNTPEDVDAFLNAFEDGMKHLQRIKK encoded by the coding sequence ATGCTGCAAAACCCTGAATTGCATTATCTGGACAACGCCGCAACCACCATCGTGGCCCCGGAAGTGGCGGATGTCATCAACAAGGCCATGCGGGAGCACTGGGCCAACCCGTCCAGTCTGTATGCCCCCGGTGCCCGGAGCGAGGAAGCACTGAACGCCGCCCGCGCCGCCGTGGCCCGTACTCTGGGCTGCAAGAGCCGGGAGCTCTATTTTACCTCCTGCGGCAGCGAGAGCAACAACATGGCCCTGCTGGGCGCGGCCCTGACCCGCAGGTTTGGCAAGGGCATCGTGGTGTCCGGCTTTGAGCACCCCAGCGTGCAGAAGCCGCTGGAGCGTCTGGCCGCCATGGGGTATGATGTGACCGTGGTGGACCCCGGCCCGGACGGTACGCTGGACATCGACCGGATGCTGGAGCATGTGGACAAAAACACCATCCTTGTGGCCTGCATGATGGTCAACAACGAAGTCGGCACCCGGAACGATGTGGAGCGCCTGGCCGCCGAGGTCAAGCGCCGCAACAGCCGCACCATCGTCCATGTGGATGCCGTGCAGGCCTGGATGCGGGTGCCCATCAAGCTGGCGAACATCGACACGCTGGCTGTCAGCGGACACAAGATCCACGCGCCCAAGGGCATTGGTGCGCTCTACCTGAGCGACAGCCTGTATCAGGCGTTCCAGGCTCCCTATCTGGGCGGCGAGCAGGAGCGGGAGAAGCGCCCCGGCACCGAGAACCTGCCCTATGCGCTGGGCCTTGCTGCCGCGGCCACCCGCCTGAACAAGACCATGAAGAGCCGGGATGCTGCTGTGCGCGCCCTGAACCTGCGCCTGCGGGAAGGGCTGAAAGCCTTCCCGGAGGTGGTCATCAACAGCCCGGACAATGCGGTGCCCGAGGTGCTGAACTTCAGCGAGAACTGCATCAAGAGCGAGACCATGCTGGCCCATCTGGCACAGCAGCAGGTCTATGTCTCCTCGGCCAGTGCCTGCGGCCGGGGGCAGCCCAGCCACACCCTTGCCGCCATGGGCAGGGACCCGCTGGCCATCGACACGGCCATCCGTGTGTCCTTCTGTGCGGACAACACCCCCGAGGATGTGGACGCATTCCTCAACGCCTTCGAGGACGGAATGAAGCATTTGCAGAGAATCAAAAAGTAA
- the thiI gene encoding tRNA uracil 4-sulfurtransferase ThiI yields the protein MREIIMGYQGEMSLKGLNRNQFESAMMKILRYRLKTVGKFKVYCTQSTFYMEPEEEDVDMDLAFDRVRTVFGLAALSRAVVCEKDFDTICRTAEEYLGDSLHGIKTFKVEARRSDKTYPMTSPELMRELGAYLLGLHNYLRVDVKNPQFKVIVEIRDYGAYIHGPKIPGEGGLPVGTSGRALNMLSGGIDSPVAAYRMAKRGLALDHIHFASPPYTSERAKLKVKALAQKITPYTGSSNLFVVPYTKPQEYIRDNAPDVLFTVLMRRSMMRIANRIATRQGCEALITGESLAQVASQTVKALQCTDAAQDLPILRPLIGMDKTEIIETSRHIGTYETSILPYEDCCTIFTPPHPKIRPELAEILEAEAAMPGLAELEAEAAENTERIRIRITDEIEFEG from the coding sequence ATGCGTGAAATTATTATGGGCTATCAGGGCGAGATGTCCCTGAAGGGCCTGAACCGCAACCAGTTTGAGTCGGCCATGATGAAGATCCTGCGCTACCGGCTCAAGACCGTGGGCAAGTTCAAGGTGTACTGCACCCAGTCTACCTTTTATATGGAGCCCGAAGAAGAGGACGTGGACATGGATCTGGCCTTTGACCGGGTGCGCACCGTGTTTGGTCTGGCGGCACTGAGCCGTGCCGTGGTCTGCGAAAAGGATTTTGATACCATCTGCCGGACTGCGGAGGAGTATCTGGGAGACAGCCTGCACGGCATCAAGACCTTCAAGGTGGAGGCCCGCCGTTCGGATAAGACCTACCCCATGACCAGCCCTGAGCTGATGCGGGAGCTGGGCGCTTACCTGCTGGGGCTGCACAACTACCTGCGGGTGGATGTGAAGAACCCCCAGTTCAAGGTCATTGTGGAGATTCGCGATTACGGTGCGTATATTCATGGCCCGAAAATACCCGGAGAGGGTGGCCTGCCCGTGGGGACCTCCGGCCGTGCCCTGAATATGCTCTCCGGCGGCATCGACAGCCCGGTGGCCGCTTACCGGATGGCAAAGCGCGGTCTGGCCCTGGATCACATCCATTTTGCGTCCCCTCCGTATACTTCTGAACGTGCAAAACTGAAAGTTAAAGCTCTGGCCCAGAAGATCACCCCCTATACAGGCAGCTCCAACCTGTTTGTGGTGCCCTACACAAAGCCCCAGGAGTATATCCGGGACAATGCCCCCGATGTGCTGTTCACGGTGCTGATGCGCCGCAGCATGATGCGCATTGCCAATCGTATTGCCACCAGACAGGGCTGCGAGGCCCTCATCACTGGCGAGAGTCTGGCTCAGGTGGCAAGCCAGACCGTCAAGGCCCTGCAGTGCACCGATGCTGCCCAGGATCTGCCCATCCTGCGCCCGCTGATCGGCATGGACAAGACCGAGATCATCGAGACTTCCCGCCACATTGGCACCTACGAGACCAGCATCCTGCCCTATGAGGACTGCTGCACCATCTTCACCCCGCCGCACCCGAAGATCCGCCCCGAGCTGGCAGAGATCCTGGAGGCCGAAGCCGCCATGCCCGGTCTGGCAGAGCTGGAGGCCGAAGCTGCTGAGAACACCGAGCGGATCCGCATCCGCATTACGGACGAGATCGAGTTTGAGGGGTGA